The nucleotide window TGGTGGCACCGCCGCGCCCAGCAGATCCAGGCCGCGATCCCGGACTTCATGGGACTCACCGTCAAGGCCAACTCCGAAGGTCAGCCGGGGCCACAGGACTTCGGGTACGACCACGGTGACGGCGCCAACGCCATCGCCGCCGCAGTGGCGCCGCTCGGGATGACTGTGCACTGGCGGACGTTCGTCTACAACGCTGAGGTCGACAACGACCGGCTCAAGCGGGCCTACCTGGAGTTCGGGCCGATCGACGACGAGGTCCAGCCGGACGGCAGCCGGGGACGCTTTGCCGACAACGTGTTCCTGCAGACCAAGAACGGGCCACTGGACTTCCAGGCCCGGGAGCCCATCCACCCGATGTTCGGCCGGATGGAGAACACCAACCAGGCCCTGGAACTCCAGATCACACAGGAGTACACCGGCCAGAACTGGATGCTGGCCTACCTCGGCCCGATGTACGAGGAGATCCTCAAGACCGACACGTACGCGACCGACGCGAACGGGAAGCTGCTGAAGAAGCGCCTGGTCGGCAACATCGTCGACGGGACCGCCCAGCACCACCCGGACACCGCCATCGTGGGTGTCGCGAACCTCGGCAACGCGGACAACCTGACCGGGCACCATTTCGGCCAAGCGAACCTCTTCGCGTTCGGCCGTCAGGCGTGGGACTGGACGCTCGACTCGACGGACATCGCGACCGACTGGACGCGGATGACCTGGAGCAACGACCGGCGCGTCGTCGACACCATCCGCGCGATGATGATGGGGTCGTGGGAGTCGCTGGTCAGCTACCAGACGCCGCTGGGCATCGGCCACCAGTTCGCCGAGGGCGTCCACTACCGTCCCGACCCGGCCGACTGGGCGGGCCGCGACGACTGGAGCCCGATCTACTACAACAAGGCCGACAGCGTCGGTCTGGGCTTCGACCGATCCCCCACCGGCAGCAACCTGGCCGCCCAGTACTTCCCCCGGTTGCAGCAGCGCTACGGGAACATCAAGTCGGTCCCGGAGAACCTGTTGATGTGGTTCCACCACGTGCCGTGGGGTCATCGGATGGACAGCGGCCGGACGTTCTGGGACGAGCTGGTCTACCGCTACCAGATGGGCGTCCAGTACGTGACCTGGATGCGGGAGACCTGGGAGACGCTCCAGCCCGACATCGACGCACGCCGGTTCACGGAGGTACGCGCCAAGCTGGCGGTCCACGAGGCCGACGCCGCCGACTGGCGGGACACCTCGGTGAACTACTGGAAGGAGTTCAGCGGGCGGGACATCCCGGTCGACGACGCGCCGCTGTCGGCGAAGATCGTCGTGAACGGGAAGACGTTCGGCGGCTTCAACCTGTCGGACGCCTCGTACACCATCCCGGTGCCGGCCGGGGCGTCGCCGACCATCACCAAGGTACGGACGGCCGACCGGAAGGCCCGCTACGAGATCGTCTCCCAGGCGTCCGCCGTACCCGGTCAGGCGGTCGTCAAGGTCACGACCGAGAGCTTCTTCGGCCCCCTGGTGAAGAACTACGTCTTCAACCTGGTGCCCGACACGACGCTGACGACCCTGCGTGTCGACGGCAAGCGCCTGGCGTCCTTCTCACCGACGGTGCTGCGCTACAACGCTCTCCGGCCGGCCGGCACCACGACCGTGCCGACGGTCACCGCCAGCGCCGCGGACCCCGCCGCCTCGGTCGCTGTCGAGCAGGCGACCAGCCCCACCGGGCAGGCTCGGGTCACCGTCACGAACGGCGGGGCCTCGTCGGTCTACACCGTGGACCTGAACACCACAAGCGCGGGCAGCGACGAGTTCGACTCGACCCAGCTCGGCCCGCAGTGGCAGTGGGTCCGGCCGGACGAGAGCACCCGGCGTCTGGCCGACGGGTCCCTGGTCATCACCGCCCAGCAGGGCGACCTCCAGGGCAACGCCAACACTGCGAGGAACCTCGCCCTCCAGGACGTCGACGGCGACTGGACGGTCGAGTCCAGGGTTGTCTTCTCCCGCCCACTCGCCACCAACAACGAGCAGGGCGGTGTTCTCGGGTACGCGGACGACAACAACTACGTGAAGCTCGCCTGGGAGATGGGCAACGCGACAGCGGCCGTCAACAAGACCCGGATCGTCTTCCTGCGCGAACAGAACGGCACGGCGTCGACCCTGGAGATCACCGGTGCCGACGCCCAGCGCATCGTCGGGGCCGACGGCGCCATCTGGCTCCGACTGACCAAGATCGGGGACAGCTACCGCGCCTACTACTCCATTGACGGAAGCGTCTACCGCTACATCGGCTCCACGACGCTGAACGTCGAGTCGACGAAGGCCGGCCTGCTGGCCTTCAACCGGGCCGGCACCTCCACCGACCTCGACGTCGCCTTCGACTACTTCCGGATCGAGAGCCGCGGCGAGCGCATCCGCTAGCCCGAACGTGGCCGGGTCCGGTGATACGCCGGACCCGGCCACCGTGCGGCTCGATGGATTGCACCGAAAGCCGCGACCGGGCCCGTCCCCAGCTGGGACGGGCCCGGTCGTGCTCCCCCGAGCGGGATTCGTTGCCGTCAGCCCCCGATCGCGATGGCGAAGACGTGCATGGTCGGCACGTTCGTGGCGGGCCGGGCGCTGATGTTGGGCAACACGACCGAGGCCACCGCCTTGCTCTGCAACGCGACACCCACGTAGTAGATGCAGGCGGCGGTGGCCTGGCGGCCGTTGTTGGGCCGGTTCTGGTACGCGGACACGATGGCCGCGGTGCCGCCGGAGTGCGGCCCGCCGTACCAGTCGGGCGTGCCCAACGTGAACGTCTGGCGGGTGCCGTCGGCGTAGACCACAGTGCCGGTCCCGGTCACCGCGCCGTAGGTGCCGGTGAGCAGGAAGCCGAGCGTGCTGCCGGTGCCGGTCACGCCGATGGTCTGGCCCGAGGCGATGGCGTTGTCGGCGGCCCCGGAGCTGACGTTGGGCCAGCGGAAGTTGACCCCGTTGCGGCTGATCGTGCCGCCCGGGCTCGCGCCGGCCGCCGCCAGGGCCTGCGCGGAGAGCGAGGCCCCGCCCCCGTCGAAGTTTCCGACGTTGGTGTTGCTGTCGCTGGTGATGCCGACGTTGCTGAAGCTCTGCTCCAGCGTCGGTGTGGCGACACCGGAACTGGTGACCCGGTAGGTGCGTCCGGCCTGCACGGTGACGTCGATCAGGTCGGAGTCGATCCGGGTGGTCCGGGCCGCCGTACCGTCGGAGGTGTCGACCACCGTGACGGTGCCGGTCAGGATCCGGGACCGCAGGCGGACGGTGCCGGCCCGGTCCGGTCGGACGAGGATCTCGGTGGCCACGCCGCTCGCCCACGTGATGCCGACCGTGTGCCCACCCCGACCGCGCAGGCCGGTCACCCGTCCGCTCGGCCAGGCCGGCGGCAGCGCGGGCAGGACGTGCAGTTCACCGGTGTGGCTCTGCAACAGCATCTCGGCGATGCCGGCGGTGGCACCGAAGTTGCCGTCGATCTGGAACGGCGGGTGCAGGTCGAACATGTTGGGCGCGAGCCGCGCGGTGGTGGCGAGGTAGCGGATCAGGTCGTGGGCCCGCTTGCCCTCCTCCATCCGAGCCCAGAAGTTGATTTTCCAGGCCAGCGACCAGCCCGTTCCGTCGTCGCCGCGCAGCGCCAGGGTCCGCCGGGCCGCCTCGAACAACTGCGGGGTGCCCCGCTTGGTGATCTGGTTGCTGGGCGCCAGCCCGTACAGGTGCGAGATGTGCCGGTGGTTGGGCTCGGTCTCCACCCAGTCGTAGAGCCACTCCATGATGTTGCCGCGCGAGCCGATCTTCATGGGCGCGAGCCGGTCGCGGGTGGCGCGAACCTGCGCCCGGAAGGTGCTGTCCACGTCGAGGATCTCGCTCGCGCGGGCGACGCCGTCGAACAGGTCCCGCAGGATCTGGTTGTCCATCGTGGGGCCGGCGCACACGCTGGCGTTCGAGTGGTGGCTCAGCTCCGGCGAGTTCGACGGGTTGGTCACCAGGTAGCCGAGGGTCGGCTCGGTCACCAGGGTGTTGAGGAAGAACTGCGCGGCACCCTTCATGGCCGGGTAGTTGGTCCGCAGGAACTCGATGTCGCCGTTGAACAGGTAGTGGTCCCAGATCAACGTGGACAGCCAGGCGCCGCCGGTCTGCCACATGCCCCAGAACGCGCCATCCACCACCGCTGTGGCCCGCCACGCGTCGGTGTTGTGGTGGGTGACCCAGCCGCTGGCGGCGCCGTACTGCACCTGGGCGGTCCGCGCTCCGGTGACGGCGAGGTCCCGGACCATGTCGAAGACCGGGTTGTGGCACTCGGCCAGGTTCGTGGTGTTGGCCGGCCAGTAGTTCATCGGCAGGTTGGCGTTGATCGTGTACTTCGAGTCCCAGGAGGGGGCCAACGAGTCGTTCCAGATGCCCTGGAGGTTGGCCGGCTGGGTGCCGGGCCGCGACGACGAGATCAGCAGGTACCGCCCGAACTGGAACAGCAGCGCCGAGAACTGCGGGTCGTTGACGCTGTTGTGCTGGGCGATCCGGACGTCCGTCGTCTGGTCGGCCGCGGACGTACGGCCCAGATCGAGGGTGACCCGGCCGAACAACGCCTGGTAGTCGGCCACGTGCCGACTGCGCAGCTGGTCGTAGCTGCTGGCCCGCGCGGCGGTGAGGCGCTGTCGGGCGATGCCCTGGTAGTCGCCGCCGACGTTGCGGTAGTTGACGTAGCTGGAGCCGATGGAGACCAGCAGGGTCACGCTGTTGGCGTTCGTCACCCGCAGGGTGCCACCGGAGCTGGACACGCTGCCGCCGCTGACGGTGGCGTTGGCCAGGGCCAGGAAGCGCACCGCGCCGGTGATGCCCTCCATGTTCCCGGAGATGCCCTCGAGGCCGATCGTGGTGCCGTCCGGGCTGGAGACCGTGGTGCGCTGCGGGCTGTCGAAGGTGGCGGTGAAGCTGATCGAGCCGGTCCGGTCGGCGGTCAGGCGAATCGCGATGACCTGGTCGGGCGCGCTGGCGAACACCTCCCGCTGGTGACGAACGCCGTTGAGCACGTACGTCGTCGTGACGGTGGCGGTGGTCAGGTCGAGCGTCCGGTTGTGCTGGGAGGCTCCGCTGGCGGATCCGAAGGCGAGCCGGAGGTTGCCGACGGTCTGGTAGGCCAACTGGCCGCCGGGATTGCCCATCATGGTCTGGTTGATCAGATCCTGGGCCTGGGTCCACTGGTTCGCGTTGACCAGCCGCCGGATCTCCGCGAGCGCTCCCGCCCCTCTGGTGTTGCTGGGGTCGTGGGGCCCACCGGCCCAGACGGTGTCCTCATTGAGCTGAAGTCGCTCGGTGTCGACGTTACCGAAGACCATGGCGCCGAGCCGGCCGTTACCGATCGGAAGCGCCCGCAGCCAGTCGGTGCCGGCCCCCTCGTCGTACCAGAGGGCAAGGTCCCCGGCGGCCAACACCTGCGGCGGCGCCACCGAGTCCGCCTTGGCCACGGCGGTCCAGGGCACCGGCAGGAGAGCGCCGCCCGCGCCGGCCGCGCCGATCTTGAGGGCCTGCCGTCGGGTCAGGTCTGACATCGATCCTCCAAACGGTGACCAGTCCGGCCACCCCGAAGCGTGACAACTATGGGACTCGACATGGGGATCCGCGAGCCAGACATCTGATGTGTTTCGGGAAGGTTACTCCGGGGCCACAGAATAGGCAACGGTCGATCGATGGGTGGACGGATCACCCATCTCGCCGGTCAGCAAGATGCATGGGCAGGTGAGCGGCGACGGAATGGCGCGACACCGCATGGCAAACCGCCGGATCGACGCCCACGGCGACCCACCCCGGTGGACATACATCAGATGTACGGGGGTGGGACGGCCGAACTGGTCGCGCACCGGCTCCGACGAGCACCCCGACCAGGTCGGTTGCCACGACCAGTGAGCAGGGCCGGTCCGACCCAGCGGCGGTCAGGTGAGGTGCGGAAAGTCAGCACCTCACGCTGACTGCCGCTCGGCGCCGCCGACCGGTGCTCGCCATGATCAGCAGACCAGGGATGGCACCGAGCAACCAGACCGCGAACAGCGGCCAGTGGATCAGCGCGCTCACCGCCCCGCGGATCCGCGGGATCTCCCCGACGGTGTACGACGCCTGCTGATCCCAGGTCCGGCAGGACAGCGAATAGGCGCCGGGCACGGACACGGCGAAGGCGGCGACCCAGGCGTAGGAGGCGAAGTCGCCCCCGTAGTCGCCGGGCGCGATGGTGACCACCGTCGCCGATACGACGACCTGGTCAACGCCGGTGACCTGACAGTCCGGATCGTGCGGCGCGGAACCCACGGCGAAGATCGCGTACCGGCCGGCCGCCGGCAGCCTCAGCTCGCCCGACTGGCTGGCCGGGGCCGCATACGGTCCGACCGCTCCGTACTCGACCGAGTCGTGCAGCACGGTGCTTCCCTCCGCACCGAACTGGACCGTCGCCTGCCCGAGCAGGGCGCCCACCATGGCGACGATCGCCCCGGTGACATAGCCACGTCGGGTCGCTACGTGGTCCGGCCGCGCACGGCCACGAGCGAGCAGGTGGCCGACCGCCGCGCCGCAGACAGCCAGGAGAACGCTCCCGAATACGCTCCGCCACGGCGCCAGCCCGGTGAGCGGGATGACCCACAGGTAGACCGCCGCCGTCGTACCCACGAACACCGCGCTGATCAGCGTGGCCGCGACCACCGCCGCGACCAGGGCCGAGCCGGTACGACGGGGACCGCTGCGCCAGGTCCACTCCGCTGCCACCACGGCGGCGAGGACGGGCGCCGCCCCCACGGTCCACCACAACGCCGCGCCAATTGTGGGGTCATCCTCCCACCGATGTGTCCACTCGAAGAACACCAGCGGGACCGGCACCGTCACCAGCAGCCACACCGCCAGCGCCACCGGTCCGGGAAGCGACCGCACCACCATCCGCCAGGTCGCCGCTCTCATGGACTGATCATCGAGCAACGCTCCGATCGAGCACAGTGGCTGGCGTACACAATCGGGTTGTTCTCTGCCGGCGCACGGGTGACCATGGGCGGCATGGCGGAAGGGCGGCGGTGAGATCGCCTCTTCAAGGTGGGCTACCACCGGGCGGCGCGGTGGTGGTCGGGGCCGTGGTGGAGATCGCCTGCGACGAGTCGGGCTTCTCCGGCACCAACCTGCTGCACTCGACCGCCCCGGTGATCACGCACGCCAGCGTCGACCTGGCCGTCGACGAGGCGGTCGCGCTCATCACCGCCCTGCGGTCCGGGTTCCGGTTCGCGCCGCACGAGCTCAAGTCCGGCCGGTTCCTGCGCGGCTCGGGTGCGGAAGAGGCACTGGAGTGGTTCCTCGCGGCGGTGACCGGCCGCGCGCACGTCCACCTCATCGACAAGGAGTTCTTCCTCGTCACCCGCATCGTCGACTTCCTGCTGACCGAGCCGTCGTACGCGGCGGGCACCCGCCTCGCTCGCGAGCACCGTCCGGCCGCTCTCGCCCTGTACGAGGCCGGACGCTCTACCGGAAACGACTGGGGCTCCTTCCTGTCGGCGTTCGTCGACCTGGTCCGGATGAAGCGGCGACTTCCGGTCGACCAGACGGTGCAGCGGTTCTTCCAGGCCCGGGACACGCTGCGGCGACACGGCCTCGGCACGGTGGCCGACGCCCTCCTCGACCAGCTCAGCCCCAGCCACGTGCGGGCAGTGGTGGCCAGGCTCGACAGCGACGACCGCACGGTCCCTCCCCCGCTGGAACCGCTGCTGCCGGCGCTGGCGGAGACGGTCCTGTCCTGGAGCGGCGGCCAACGGCAGGTGCTGGTGACCCACGACGAGCAGAGCGCCCTGACGGCCGATCGGCTGACCCGCCTCCAGCGGGTGTTGGCCGACAACAGCGAGGCGCCGACGGCCGGCAACCGGGCTGGGGCGTTGCCGAACGCTGCGTCACCCCTGGCGGGGCTGGTGATGGTCGACTCCCGCGACGATCCGCGCGTGCAGGTCGCGGATCTCCTCGCGGGAGTGGCCCGGCGGATGCCCGGCATCATCGACGACGCGCTCCGTCAGCCGCCGCCGGCTCCCGCAGGGTGACGGGCAGCCGAGTCACGATCGGCACGGGCTCGGAGGGCTTGCGTGGTCGCCGAGTCAGCGGGAAAGAACGCCTCGACGGCCAGCCCGGCGACTGTGACATCCCGCGGCGTGCCGAAGAGGGTCGTGGTGCTGACGAAGGACAGCTCCTGGTCACCGTGCCGGTATCGCAGCGGGACGAGAACACGTGAGAGGACATCGCCGGCCGGTGTCGTGTCGACGTCGCCACCGGGATAGCCGCGCAATTCCTCGCGCAGGTCGTACAGGATCGGGTCGTTGGTTGACGTCGCCTGCTGGTGCAGCCGTTTCAGCAGGTGGGCACGCCACTCGGGCAGATTGACGATGCGCGGTGCCAGGCCGTCGGGGTGCAGGCTGAGGCGCAGCACGTTGATCGGTGGGGTGAGCAGGTGCGGCTGCGCGTCCATCGTGAACAGGGCGACGGCAGGGTTGGCGTCGACGAGGTGCCAGTGCTGGTCCACGAGCAGCGCGGGATACGGGCGGTGACCGTCGAGGATCTGTCGTACGGCGGCCCGCACCGGCGCCAACTCGGGGTCGCTCAGTTCGTGGCGGGGGTACGCGGGCGCGTAGCCGCCGGCCAGCAGCATCATGTTGCGCTCGGCCAGCGGCATCTCCAGGTGTTCGGCCAGCCGCAGGATGAGGTCGGGGCTCGGCCGGGATCGCCCGGTCTCGACGAAACTCAGATGCCGGGTCGACACTCCCGCCTCGATCGACAGGTCGAGCTGGCTCATTCCACGAGTTCGGCGCCAGTCACGCAGCAGATCCCCCACTGGTCGCCCCGGCCGGGTCGAGATCATCACTCACCGACCCTAATTCCGCGCCGGCACCCAGGCCATTACCTGCGAGGTAATCGACAGCCCACCACGACAGCGGCAATAGTGCTTTCGACACGGCCGATCCGGCGCCGCGACGCGGCGGCCCACGCCGCCCGCCACCACCGCGACCCCGGGCAGAAGACCAGACGCAAAGGACAGGCAATCATGACCGCGTACGCGCTCGCACACCTCCGCAAGGCACCCATCCACGCCGACGTGCTGACGTACCTGGAGCGAATCGACGCCACCCTCGCGCCTTTCGCGGGCCGGTTCATCGTCCACGGCGGCGCCATCGACGTCCTGGAGGGCGACTGGCCCGGCGACGTGATCGTCATCGAGTTCCCCGACCTGACCCAGGCCCGCTCCTGGTACCGGTCCAGCGCCTATCAGGAGATCAAGCCCCTGCGGACGAGGCACCTCACCGGCGAGGTGACTCTCGTCGACGGAGTCGAGCCCGGCCACGACTCGTCGCAGCTGGCCGCGACCATCCGCCGCGCCACCGAGCGTTGACGTCCTCTCCGCCTTGAAGGGCGGAGATTCCGGTCTGCTACACCCCCGAAGGGGCAAGCTCCCGGCGGGTTACCGCTTCCCTGCGCGGTGCCGGCACGGGTGCCGGTCTTACCTGCGCTCCACGGTCGCTGAGGTCCGCCCGTCCGGCGGCCCTGATGTTCCTGGCGGCGTTCACGTCTCGGTCGTGCAGGCTGCCGCATGGGCAGCCCCACGTCCGAACGTTGAGCGCCATCTTGTCGTTGATCCGGCCGCAGTCCGAGCACATACGCGTCGACGGGAAGAACCGATCTACCCGGGCAAAGGTACGCCCGTACCGGGCGGCCTTGTACTCCAACATGGCCGCGAACTGCGACCACCCAGCGTCATGCACCGACTTCGCCAACCGTGTCCGGGCGAGACCGGTCACGCACAGGTCCTCGACGAACACCGCTTGGTTGTCGCGGATGATCTGCGTCGAAAGCTTGTGCTGCCAGTCCCGCCGGGTGTCGACCACCCTCGCGTGCGCGCGGGCGACCTTCCGGACGGCCTTGCCGCGGTTGTTGCTGCCCCGCTGCTTACGGGACAAGCCCCGCTGCAACCGGCGCAGCTTACGGGCTGCACGCCGCAGGAACTTCGGCGCGCTCACCTTCGCCCCGTCGGACATCACCGCGAAGTGCGTCAACCCCAGATCGATGCCGACCTCCGAAACCAGCTCGGGCAACGCCTGGTCGGCGGTCTGCACCACGAACGAGGCGAAGTGCCGACCGGCAGCGTCTCGGACCACCGTCACCGACGTCGGCGCAGCCGGCAGCTCCCGCGACCAACGGACCTCCACGTCGCCGATCTTCGGCAGCCGCAGCCGACCATTGTCGAGGACCTTGAACCGGGCATTGGCGGTGAACCGGACAGCCTGCCGACTGTCCTTACGGGACCGGAACCGGGGAGCGGCGACCTTGCCACCCTTGCGCTTGCCCGACAGCGAGGCGAAGAAGGCGCGGTAGGCGGTGTTCAGGTCCGCGAGGGCCTGCTGCAACACCACCGACGACACCTCGCCCAGCCACGCCCGCTCCGGGGTCAACTTCGCCACCGTAACCCGCTTGGACAACTCGGCGTCCGTCGGATACGACAGGCCAGCCTCGTGTGCTTCCTGCCGCACGCGCAGCCCGTCGTTGAACACCACCCGCGCGCACCCGAACGCCCTCGCCAACGCCTCACGCTGGACGCCATCCGGATAGAGCCGGTAGTTGTACCGAAGCAGCACGGGATCGAATCTAACACCGGTCTATGGTTGACCTCGGAGACATCCACACCGGTAGACACTGCGTTTCGCGTTACACGCCCACTTGGTCTTCATGACCAAATGCCGGCACCGAGTCTTCTCCAACCAACACCTCAAGCGGATGGAGGAGATCATGCGGACCGTGTGCGCCGACTTCGAAGGCGAGTTGGTCGAGTTCAACGGCGAAGACAACCACGTCCACCTGCTGGTGAACTTCCCACCCAAGGTCGCCTTGGCGAAACTGGTCAACTCCCTCAAAGGTGTGTCCAGCCGGCGGCTGCGCCAACAGTTCCCTGACGTCGCCCGCCACTACTACCGCGCCAACCGCCTGTGGTCAGCGTCGTACTTCGCCGGCTCCGTCGGCGGTGCACCCCTGAACGTCCTGCAGCAGTACATCGAGCAACAGAACCATCCGACCTAGGGCACGACCGGGCCTTGACGGCCTCCCACGCGGGCTGGTGCACCGCCCTGAAGAGCGGTGCACCAGCCCGCATTCCGGTAGCACATGACCCTCGCCCGCCAGGGTCGACGCACGAGCGCCGTCCCGAAGAACCGGATGGCTCGCCGCCCTCAGGGCACCCTGACACCGGTCAACCGGCCGTAGTCTCATCGGATGACGGACATCCAGACGCACACACTGGTCATTCCCGGCGTCGACCTGGTCTATGACGTCCGCGGCCCGCTACCCCCCGCTGGCGCCCACCGTGCGCTGCTCATGATCGGCCAACCGATGACGGCGGAGGGCTTCACCGCGCTCGCCCCGCACTTCACGGACCGCACGGTCCTCACCTACGACCCGCGCGGTCTGGGCCGCAGTGTCCGCAAGGACGGTCGGTCCGACCACACGCCGCAGCAGCAGGCCGCCGACCTGCACGCGCTCGTCGAGGCGCTCGACGTCGGTCCGGTCGACGTGATCGCCAGCAGCGGGGGCGCGGTGACCGCACTCGAACTGGTCGCCACCCACCCCGACGACGTGGCCACCCTGGTGGCGCACGAACCGCCGATCAACGCCGTGCTCCCCGACGCAACGGCCGCCGAACGCGCCCGAGCCGGCTTCTACGACGCGTACCAGGCGAAGGGCTCGGGTGCGGGGATGGCCGCGTTCATCGCGATGACGTCCTGGCAGGGCGAGTTCACCGATGCCTACTTCGCCCAGCCCACCCCCGACCCGGCGATGTTCGGCATGGCCGCCGACGACGACGGCAACCGCGACGATCCGCTGCTGTCGCAGAGCTCGTGGGCGATCACCGACTACCGCCCCGACGCGGGTGTGCTCACTGCCGCGCCCACCCGCATCGTGGTCGCGGTCGGCGAGGAGTCGGCCGGAACGTACACCGCTCGCACCGCCCTGGGCCTCGCAGCGCTGCTCGGCCAGGAGGCCGTGGTGTTCCCGAGCCACCACGGCGGGTTCCTCGGCGGCGAGTTCGGCTACGCGGGCAAGCCCGAGGAGTTCGCCGCGCGGCTGCGGGAGGTGCTGGACGCCGGCTGACCCCTGCTCAAACGAGCAGGAGACCGGAACTCGTGCAGGTGGCCCGACCAGCCGTATGGTGAGAGGCGGAGACGACGATCAGCCGTCTTCGATTGAACGCCACCCGCGGCGGTCGAGGAGAACGAGATGATTGATCTGGCTTCCGTCGGCGCAATCGTGGGTGTCCTGCTCGTCGGTCTCGTGGTCCTGGTCCGCAAGCCGGCCGACACCCGGTCGGTACTCAGATGGTCGGCCCTGGCGATCACCGTGCTGGTGGCCGCCGCGCTGACCCCCTTCACCGTGGACGACTCGGGCGCCGCCGCCACCTATCTGCTCGGCGTTCCCGTTGTCACGGCGCTGCTGCCCGTTCTCGCGCAGCGGATCGGTCGGCTGGCCCTGGTCGCCGATCTGGTGGCCGCGCTCGTCCTCACCGGATGGGGTCTGCTGCTCGGGCTGGGCATCGGTGGCGCGTTCCTGCCGGCGGTGATACTCCTGATCGCCAGCGCCGCGGGCACCTGGGCGCCGCGACCGTCCACAGCCGCGTGACCGGGTGACTCGCCGTCAGCCGTCCGGGGTGAACAACCCCTGGACGCCGACGATGATCGCGATGAGGCCGAAGATCGCGAGCAACAGCCGGACGCCGGTGGCACCGTCCGACCGCTCGTCGCGCGGTGTCGACCGCCCGGTCAGCCGGCCCCACAACAGGGCGAGCCCCACACCGATCCCCACCACCTCGAAGTGGAACACCCGGGGCCCGGACACCAGGTGGACGATGAGGTAATAGCCGCCGGTCACCAGCGCCACGAGCCCGACCACCCACGCGATCGGGGCGGCCCGACCGGCGAGGCGGCCCAGGTCGTCACCGACCCGTGGCAGCAGCCGCAGCACCGCGACGGCGAGCAGGAAGCCACCGACGATGTTGGCGAGGTCGAGCAGCAGAGCCATAATCACGAGGAGTCTCCGTCGATCGGGTGATCAGCCGGTGGGAGCGTACCCATGGACCCGGTCGGTTGAAACGACCCGGACGGCACGCTCCCGGCACGCACCGCGACGGACTTCGGGCTGGGCCCCTCAGCGTTTGCAGCGCCACACCAGCGGCCGCCACGCCTCGTTCTCGTGGACGGCACCGACCACCGTCAGAC belongs to Micromonospora ureilytica and includes:
- a CDS encoding RNA-guided endonuclease InsQ/TnpB family protein; amino-acid sequence: MLLRYNYRLYPDGVQREALARAFGCARVVFNDGLRVRQEAHEAGLSYPTDAELSKRVTVAKLTPERAWLGEVSSVVLQQALADLNTAYRAFFASLSGKRKGGKVAAPRFRSRKDSRQAVRFTANARFKVLDNGRLRLPKIGDVEVRWSRELPAAPTSVTVVRDAAGRHFASFVVQTADQALPELVSEVGIDLGLTHFAVMSDGAKVSAPKFLRRAARKLRRLQRGLSRKQRGSNNRGKAVRKVARAHARVVDTRRDWQHKLSTQIIRDNQAVFVEDLCVTGLARTRLAKSVHDAGWSQFAAMLEYKAARYGRTFARVDRFFPSTRMCSDCGRINDKMALNVRTWGCPCGSLHDRDVNAARNIRAAGRADLSDRGAQVRPAPVPAPRREAVTRRELAPSGV
- a CDS encoding alpha/beta fold hydrolase; translated protein: MTDIQTHTLVIPGVDLVYDVRGPLPPAGAHRALLMIGQPMTAEGFTALAPHFTDRTVLTYDPRGLGRSVRKDGRSDHTPQQQAADLHALVEALDVGPVDVIASSGGAVTALELVATHPDDVATLVAHEPPINAVLPDATAAERARAGFYDAYQAKGSGAGMAAFIAMTSWQGEFTDAYFAQPTPDPAMFGMAADDDGNRDDPLLSQSSWAITDYRPDAGVLTAAPTRIVVAVGEESAGTYTARTALGLAALLGQEAVVFPSHHGGFLGGEFGYAGKPEEFAARLREVLDAG